Genomic window (Tripterygium wilfordii isolate XIE 37 chromosome 11, ASM1340144v1, whole genome shotgun sequence):
TCTTGAGTAAATTTGAGCATTGTTCATGATGTACAAATCCCGGTGTGTCTCGGATTAATTCTGTGATGAAGTTATGTTATTTCTCTATTATACAGTTCTACCAATTTAAAATTATGCCTATCATAatttttaaatcatttataGGGAAACAAATTATAACCTTTTTAGGATGAGAATTCCTGATTTGGTCTCTGCTTACTCGCAATATATATCAATAAACTTTTAGAGGAACAGGAAATGCTACTATCATACTGATGAGTGAAACCATCAGCATTCCCAATAAATTGGGGTTGGCTTCATGAATTCACACAAGATGCCATTAGTGAAACATGAAGTGCAAACTGACATGATCAAAATATCAGAAACACTTTATCAAAAGCCACAGATTTCATTGTCGTCAAGTAAAAGTTTTTTCCTCTGTGAGTCGAATTACAATGAGTCGCAAATCTTtcatgtatgtatattgattagGGTAACTGTATGCCAAGTTATTGCTGTACGGCTGTCTAGGTTTATTAGGACCTTCACTTAGTCTGAAAATATTCCTCTTCTGTGATCAGGATAACTACAAAAAGCCAAACTATGTTCAAATTTCTGTGGAGTCATACACGCATCTGACTGGTTTGGAGGATCAAGTGAAGACATATGAGGAACACGTTCAGTCACTGGAGGGCCAGATCCAGGAATTGGATGAAAAGCTGTCTGCAGCTCACTCAGAGATGACTACAAAAGAAAGCCTAGTGAAACAACATGCGAAAGTTGCTGAAGAAGCAGTATCAGGTATGAAATATTTGGCATCATGACGGTACGATGACCTTGTCTAATCAATATTGGATCGAATTTTTCATTAGGTTGGCTACTTCTCTGCCTGCAGGTTGGGAAAAAGCTGAAGCAGAAGCTTTGGCATTGAAGAATCATCTGGAGACTCTCACACTCTCAAAACTCACTGCTGAAGATCGGGCATCACATCTAGATGGTGCACTTAAGGAGTGCATGCGGCAGATACGTAATCTAAAGGAGGAGCATGAACAGAAATTGCAGGAAGTTGTTCTTATGAAGAACAAGCAATGGGACAAAATTAGACTTGAGCTTGAAGCAAAGATGGGCAATTTAGACCAAGAGCTCCTGAAAGCTGCTGCTGAAAATACAGCAATTTCAAGGTCATTGCAAGAGCGCTCTAACATGCTTATCAAGATAAGTGAAGAAAAGTCACAAGCTGAGGCTGACATAGAGCTTTTGAAGAACAATGTCGAATCTTgtgaaagagaaataaattcaCTTAAATATGAACTCCACGTTGTTTCCAAAGAACTAGAAATCCGTAACGAAGAGAAGAATATGAGCATGAGATCTGCAGAAGTGGCTAACAAGCAGCATATGGAGGGTGTAAAAAAAATTGCTAAGCTTGAAGCAGAGTGCCAAAGATTACGTGGTCTTGTGAGGAAGAAGTTACCTGGTCCTGCTGCACTTGCCCAAATGAAGCTAGAAGTTGAAAATTTGGGCCGTGATTATGGAGAAACTAGAAATAAAAGATCTCCTGTTAAGCCATCTAGCCCGCATTTGTCCCCAGTTAGTGAATTCTCCTTTGACAATGCACAGAAATTCCAGAAAGAAAATGAGTTCCTCACAGAACGCTTATTTGCTAtggaagaagaaacaaagatgCTGAAAGAAGCTTTGGCAAAGCGTAATGGTGAATTGCAGGCTTCAAGGAACTTGTGTGCTAGGACGGCCAGTAAGCTTCAAAGTCTGGAAGCACAACAACAAATCAGCAATCAACCGAAAAATTACTTGAGTCATAGTGCCAGTAATCCACCAAGCTTGACATCCATGTCTGAAGATGGAAATGATGATGAGCGTAGTTGTGCCGACTcttgggcaactgcaatgatgTCTGAAATCTCTCAATTtaagaaggaaaagaacaatGGGAAGTCAAACAGGGCTGAAAACGGAAAGCACTTGGAGCTTATGGATGACTTCTTGGAGATGGAGAAGTTGGCTTGCATATCTAATGATTCAAATGCTAATGGTGCCATCACTATTTCAGATTCTTCTAACAATAAGATATTAGAAAGTGTGAATCAAGCATCAGGAGATCCCACTTCGGGCAAGGATTCACCGTCAAAGCAGCATCTTGATTTGGATCCATCAGCTGACCATGTATCCTCTGTTAAGGATTTGTCAGTTGTTACTTCTGGAAATGATGCAGATGAGTTGGTAGTGACTAAGCTCCAATCAAGAATTTCAATGGTATTTGAGTCTATGTCCAGGGATACTGACTTGGGGAAAATAGTGGAGGATATCAAACTAATTATGCAGGAAGCACAAGATACTAAGTTTCAGTCATCAGTTAATTGTGTTTCTGACAAAGTACATTGTTCTGATGCTCTAAGTAGCAATGCAGAATTAATAGCAGAGAAGGATATCTCATCATCACAAGCCAGTAATATAGCTACAGAGACTCTGCACAAACCAGGGCAAGACTTGGCAGATGCCATTTCACAGATTAATGATTTCATCTTGTtcttgggtaaagaagccatgaTTGGTCATGACACTTCCTCTGATAATCATGAATTGAGCCAAAAAATTGCGGAGTTCTCAGTCACATTCAATAAGATTTCATGTGGCAGTATACTGTTGGATGATTTCATTTTTGACCTTTCTCACGTTTTAGCTAAAGCCAGTGAGCTCAGATTTAACATACTGGGCTTTAACAATAGTGATGCAGAACCTAATAGTCCTGATTGCATAGATAAGGTTGCTCTCCCAGAAAACAAGATGGTTCAGAAGGAACGGTCAGGAGAAATGTACCAAAATGGCCATGCCCTCATTTCTAGTTCTGCCTCTGATCCTGAGGTTCCAGATGATGGGAATTTAGTTTCAAGCTATGAGTCAAATGCCAGATCATGCAAATTCTCATTGGAGGAATTTGAAGAGTTGAGATCGGAGAAAGATAGCATGGCAATAGATCTGGTGAGATGCACAGAAAATCTGGAGATGACAAAGTCTCAGTTGCAAGAAACTGAACAGCTTTTAGCGGAAGTTAAGTTGCAACTGGCTTCTGCTCAAAGGTCAAACGGCTTGGCTGAGACACAGCTGAAATGTATGGCAGAGTCTTATCGGTCACTAGAAGTACGTGCAGAGGAATTGGAATCTGAGGTGAATCTTCTACGAACGAAAACAGAAACATTGGAAAATGAGCTTCAGGATGAAAAAAGGAGTCGTCAGGATGCCATGGAAAGATGCAATGAACttcaagagcaattgcaaaggtTGGTATAAAACGGTGACTGTAGGCTGTCTGGTACCACCCCTTTTACTGGAAATTAAGACATTCTTTACATTGAGAAATTTAGTGCCGTCATGTGATGCTTAATTTTCTATCTAATTTGTGCTTATTCTTATAATGCTAGGAATGAGAGCTGTTCTGTCTGTTCTTCAGCAGCTGATGATGTCAAGATGAAACAGGTGAGTCCGTTTATTTTTACATTTCCTGAAATTGAACATTGCCAAACAGCCTTGATCCCCACTATGGCGTAGTGGATATTATGAAACGATAAGGAAATAATTGCATATTCTCACATCTCTGATCTGAAAGAAATTTCATATGCATGGCCTCCGAAAACTCAGTATAGTACTCTTCTATATTATCACTGTGTTGCCAGCAAAGAAATTGACCATGAGGATGCATTTAGCGGTTTTGTTGAACATTTTGCAATTTGTATAAATATGCGTGATTAAATATTGTTAAGGTGTGGTTTTGTCCTTTTAATAGTTTCATGCACTGCATGAGAGTAACTCATGGAGCTAGTCTTCTGGTATGTATAAGCAAACATTTTGATGGACAGTAAATGAAGAAATGGTAAATAAAGTTAGCATTTGTTTGGGGTGAAAAAAGAACAAGTGGTCTTGTATGCTACATTTAAAAcctgaaattgttttttttttttgttttcataggACCGAGAGTTAGCGTCAGCTGCGGAGAAGCTGGCAGAATGTCAGGAGACCATATTTCTTCTAGGCAAGCAGTTGAAATCATTTCGTCCTCAAACAGAGCTCATCGGATCTCCATACAACGAGAGCAGTCAAAGGGGTGAAGGATTCACTGAAGAGGA
Coding sequences:
- the LOC120009110 gene encoding filament-like plant protein 4, which encodes MDRRSWPWKKKSSDKADKVAVANAAAADAAAAALASTEFKGEQDNYKKPNYVQISVESYTHLTGLEDQVKTYEEHVQSLEGQIQELDEKLSAAHSEMTTKESLVKQHAKVAEEAVSGWEKAEAEALALKNHLETLTLSKLTAEDRASHLDGALKECMRQIRNLKEEHEQKLQEVVLMKNKQWDKIRLELEAKMGNLDQELLKAAAENTAISRSLQERSNMLIKISEEKSQAEADIELLKNNVESCEREINSLKYELHVVSKELEIRNEEKNMSMRSAEVANKQHMEGVKKIAKLEAECQRLRGLVRKKLPGPAALAQMKLEVENLGRDYGETRNKRSPVKPSSPHLSPVSEFSFDNAQKFQKENEFLTERLFAMEEETKMLKEALAKRNGELQASRNLCARTASKLQSLEAQQQISNQPKNYLSHSASNPPSLTSMSEDGNDDERSCADSWATAMMSEISQFKKEKNNGKSNRAENGKHLELMDDFLEMEKLACISNDSNANGAITISDSSNNKILESVNQASGDPTSGKDSPSKQHLDLDPSADHVSSVKDLSVVTSGNDADELVVTKLQSRISMVFESMSRDTDLGKIVEDIKLIMQEAQDTKFQSSVNCVSDKVHCSDALSSNAELIAEKDISSSQASNIATETLHKPGQDLADAISQINDFILFLGKEAMIGHDTSSDNHELSQKIAEFSVTFNKISCGSILLDDFIFDLSHVLAKASELRFNILGFNNSDAEPNSPDCIDKVALPENKMVQKERSGEMYQNGHALISSSASDPEVPDDGNLVSSYESNARSCKFSLEEFEELRSEKDSMAIDLVRCTENLEMTKSQLQETEQLLAEVKLQLASAQRSNGLAETQLKCMAESYRSLEVRAEELESEVNLLRTKTETLENELQDEKRSRQDAMERCNELQEQLQRNESCSVCSSAADDVKMKQDRELASAAEKLAECQETIFLLGKQLKSFRPQTELIGSPYNESSQRGEGFTEEEPTSSSIKLPEIDQTETGTPASANPQRVGAESPISSRNQSDTEVDLLRSPISSQYPKHRSTKSTSSSCSSSPTPEKQSRGFSRFFSSKGKNGQ